One region of Quercus lobata isolate SW786 chromosome 2, ValleyOak3.0 Primary Assembly, whole genome shotgun sequence genomic DNA includes:
- the LOC115974781 gene encoding uncharacterized protein LOC115974781, with amino-acid sequence MLSKFQPTENITTNNNTNNNNNNYVDEEQEVPETNNLVTSHLYIKPTDSTQTLDKEVVLRRIRQRKRVNKWKAMVQALVSSAFSAKPEKAVSVHGKKWIDDAFAAP; translated from the coding sequence ATGTTGTCTAAATTCCAACCCACTGAGAAcatcaccaccaacaacaacaccaacaacaacaacaacaactatgTAGATGAAGAACAAGAAGTCCCAGAAACCAATAACCTTGTGACAAGCCACCTCTACATAAAGCCTACAGACTCGACCCAAACCCTGGACAAAGAAGTGGTTCTCCGACGTATTCGACAACGCAAGCGTGTgaacaagtggaaggccatggttcAAGCACTGGTTAGCTCTGCCTTCTCGGCAAAACCTGAGAAGGCTGTCTCGGTCCATGGGAAGAAGTGGATTGACGATGCTTTTGCTGCACCATAA